The genomic interval TTCTAATGTAGCTTCCAGTCTGAGATAGCAAGACGCTGAGGACTTAGTATTGCAAATATTTTCCCTGTCAATCTTGTCAACAATATACAGTTCACCAGTGTCTTTGTTCACATCCAGATATTTCTTATTTTCAATGATGTCCAGACGCATCTTCCTCTGATTCAGTGTTTTGACATCCAGGCTGAGATCGGTAGCAAGATTAGCGACAACAGATCCTTCTTTCATCTCCTCCGGTATTGAATAATGAGTCACTGAAGTCGATATGTTGTGAacgaaagaaaagagaagaataGCGAGCAGCACGTACCTTTTGCAAGACTGCATTGTTACAAAGGACCCCATTGTTGTGTGATGGTTCACCGCAGTCCAGCCGATATAATGTACGTTTCCAGTAATATCGAATTATGCTGTAACAGCCTTGATCACGAACATAATCACATCATTTTAATCCCGATGTTGTTTCGGCGTTATAAAAAGTAGAGCGAGTTTTCGGAGCGGagtttcagcaccacggagcTGTCCGGCTGTTTCACGATCTGCCCTGATGACAACGATTCACTGTCATGACGTTCATGTGCTGGcattttaataacaaaacagCGACACCTTTTAGGTTTTATGAGACACTTATATCTATTTATAAGATTGTGTACTTCAAGGATTAGTTTATTAGTGTCAATGTGAGTTTAAATTGAGTATTGTTGACAAGAATAATCAGagttatttacattatttataagATTAATTATTAAAGCATAATGACCTCAAATATTTGACAGTGTGAAACGAAAAGTCCatacatatttataaatgataaatataaagGCAAATGTAGATATTTGATTCTTACCTGCAGGGTGGAAGCTGCTGAGCCACTAGTGTCTGTCAGTCCTGTGCCTCTTGGTAAACTGGACACGATGTATCTGGAGCCCTTTGGCACAGGCTGTCTAACCACCATCTTTCCTTTCCTGGTCTCTGCTAGAAACAGACTGTACCAGTAGGCATCGTTGGAGACCAGAGTGGAATCTGCGATGGTGGAGTTCCTCTCACTGATCACACTGTTCCTGCAGGGAGGAGCCGCTTTGCTGGGCTTGGGTTTCTGACACTTGAGCACGATGGTGACCAGTATGGTGATGAGCAGGAGAAATGACACCGAGCCCAGACCGATGACCAGATATAGGTTGAGGTCGGAGAAGATGTCATATTCTAGAGGCACCTCAGTCATGTCAGAGTAGGCCTTAACGGCGGTCTCCACTGTGGACAGCTTGATGGTGACTGTAGCAGAGAGAGCGGGCTCCCCATTGTCCTTGGCAATAACAACCAGTCTCTGGTGACGTGGATCTCTGTAACTGAACATCCTCATAGTCCGGATCTCTCCGTTGTACTGGTCCAGACTGAACAAGGTGGCGTCAGTCACCTGTAGAAACTGGTAGGTAATCCGAGAGTTGTGCACCGAGTCGGTGTCCAAGGCTATCACCTTGGCAACCAGAGAGCCTTTATCGGTGGATCTGGGGATCTTCTCCTCCACCACCGAGCCGTGCGCGCGCCACGGAGAGACAATAACCGGAGCGTTGTCGTTCTGGTCCACAATGATGATGTGGACCGTCACGTTACTGCTGAGTGGAGGAGAGCCAGAGTCTCTGGCCTCGATGTGGAAAAGAAACTCCTTCTCGATCTCGTAGTCAAAAGTTTTTAGTGCGTAAAGATTGCCGTTCTCTGGATTGATGGAGAACAGCATGGACATGGAGGTGTTGGCTATCTCCTTCTCTAGGATGAAATAAACTAGATACTGGTTTTCATGGAGGTCAGGGTCAAACGCAGTGAGTGAACTGAGCAAGGCTCCAGGTGCGTTATTCTCCATTACACGTATAGTATAAAATGACTGAGGGAACTGTGGAACATTGTCATTAACATCCAGCAGCTCTAACGTCATAGTTTCATTGTCAGATAAAGGAGGAGAACCTCTGTCTGTCACAGTgaacgtgacgtcatattctGGAACCTTCTCACGGTCTAATGGCTCTGACACTACTAATTCATAATAGTTATCAGAGGATTCCCTCAGTTTGAAAGGCATATTATCTGGAATATGAAGATCAACCACTCCATTGTCTCCTGAGTCTTTATCACTGACACTAATTACAGCTATCACTGTGTCTGATTCTATGTTTTCATTTACTGGACTCTGAAATGATTTAATAGATATTTCTGGGTGGTTGTCGTTCATGTCTTCAACCAAAATTTTAACAGTACATTGACTTGATAAACTATTGACTCCTTTATCAGTTACTATAACTTCCATATCATAAATCCTGAAATCCTCATAGTTTAACATTCCTTTAACAGTAATTTCACCAGTGGAAGGATTCAGATGAAATGTTTCTTGTGTCTTTTCTGACGTATATAAACTATATGAATATGTTATATCAGAATTTGATCCCTCGTCTAAGTCTGTTGCATTAAGATGAACAACAAGGCTTCCAATTGGAGAATTTtccattatttttatactgtagttTGTTTTATCAAAAGTAGGTGCATTATCATTTGTGTCGGAAACATGAACAATAACACTTGCAGTGCCAGATCGAGCAGGTGTGCCTCCATCTACAGCTGTTAGTATT from Sebastes fasciatus isolate fSebFas1 chromosome 10, fSebFas1.pri, whole genome shotgun sequence carries:
- the LOC141775880 gene encoding protocadherin alpha-C2-like — its product is MGSSVTMQSWKRYVLLAILLSFIRNISTSVTHYSIPEEMKEGSVVANLATDLSLDVKTLNQRKMRLDIITNKKYLDVNKETGELYIVEKIDRENICPAKSSCYLRLEVTLENPLRMFNIEVEILDMNDNAPQFRRDAIHVDISEATPKGERFSLSNAVDPDVGSNSVKTYHLSESEHFNIELQTGREGTKFAELILTKALDREQQAVHNLILTAVDGGTPARSGTASVIVHVSDTNDNAPTFDKTNYSIKIMENSPIGSLVVHLNATDLDEGSNSDITYSYSLYTSEKTQETFHLNPSTGEITVKGMLNYEDFRIYDMEVIVTDKGVNSLSSQCTVKILVEDMNDNHPEISIKSFQSPVNENIESDTVIAVISVSDKDSGDNGVVDLHIPDNMPFKLRESSDNYYELVVSEPLDREKVPEYDVTFTVTDRGSPPLSDNETMTLELLDVNDNVPQFPQSFYTIRVMENNAPGALLSSLTAFDPDLHENQYLVYFILEKEIANTSMSMLFSINPENGNLYALKTFDYEIEKEFLFHIEARDSGSPPLSSNVTVHIIIVDQNDNAPVIVSPWRAHGSVVEEKIPRSTDKGSLVAKVIALDTDSVHNSRITYQFLQVTDATLFSLDQYNGEIRTMRMFSYRDPRHQRLVVIAKDNGEPALSATVTIKLSTVETAVKAYSDMTEVPLEYDIFSDLNLYLVIGLGSVSFLLLITILVTIVLKCQKPKPSKAAPPCRNSVISERNSTIADSTLVSNDAYWYSLFLAETRKGKMVVRQPVPKGSRYIVSSLPRGTGLTDTSGSAASTLQIVKQPDSSVVLKLRSENSLYFL